In Arthrobacter sp. MN05-02, the genomic stretch TCGTGGCGGCGAGTGCACGGTCGAAGATCTCGAGGTTGATCTCGTAGTTCCCGGTGAGGCTGAGCCGGTCGATGTTGGCCGTGCCCACGGTGCTCCACTCGCCGTCGATCGTCGCGGTCTTCGCGTGGATCATCGAGTTCTGGTACAGCAGGATCTGCACGCCGGCCCCGATCAGCGACGAGTAGAACCCGCGGGACAGCCAGTCGGACACTACGTGGTTGGAGTCCTCGGGGAGGATCACGCGCACATCCACGCCGCGGCGGCTCGCCCGCAGGAGGGCGTCGAGGATCTGGCGGTCGGGGATGAAGTAGGCCGTCGTGATGAAGATGTGCTTGTCGGCACGGTTGATCGCGTCCAGGTAGACGCCGCGGATCGGGAACACCAGGTTCGCGGGGATGTTGTTGACGGCCCGGATGCGCGGCTCCCAGAAGGAGGCGCTGAGATCGGGCAGGAGGGGCCTGCGCGGGATGGCGCGGAGGTTCCAGAAGCTGACGAAGGCCTCCCGGAGCTCCCAGACGGACGGGCCGCGGATCTCCAGATGCGTGTCGCGCCACTTCGTCGCGTAGTCCGCGCCGATGTTGTAGCCGCCCACGAAGCCGACCTCGTCGTCGACCACGAGGACCTTGCGGTGGTCGAGGCCGGTTCCACGGATGTTCGTGAAGACGATGGACGGGCGGAGGACGGGGAAGCGGTAGGCGTTCACGAGGGGGTGGAACGAGTAGAAGAACGGGTTCACCACGAGGTTCGCGAAGCCGTCGTAGATGACGAAGACCTTCACCCCGCGCTCCGCGGCCCGGTTCACGGCATCGCGGAACCGCGCCCCGACGGCGTCGCCCTTCCAGATGTACGTCTCGAGGAGGACCTGGTGCTCGGCCTTGTCGATCGCCGCGATCATGGCGTCGTAGAGGTCCTCGCCGTAGGTGTAGACCGTCGTGTCGGTGTCGGCGATGGTCGTCCGGAAGGTGCCCGGCTGCGGGAAGCCCGGACGCCTGGTGCGCCGTCGTTTCTGGAAGGTGTCCACCCCGACGAGCCCGGCGATGACCACGGCCTGTGCCGAGAAGAGGGTGACGGCCGCGCGTTTCGCCGTGGTGCGTGCGAGTCCGAGAATCGTCGTCTGCTTCAACCAGCCCATGCGCCCAGCGTATCGTCTCGCCGGTGCGCCGATGGGGCCGACGGCGGCATGCGCCTAGTGACCGCCGACCTCCAGCGCCTGCGCCACCGCCGACTCCACGCCGGCACGCCACGGGAAGCCGTGCCCCGGCAGGACGGTCCGGGCCGACGTGGTGCGCAGCGCGTCGAGCGAACGCAGTGCCGTCGCGGTGTCCGCCGTCGCCGCACGCGCCACGACCTGCGGACCCGGGTGCCCGGTGTACGGATCGAGGGTCACGAGGGCGTCCCCGCTGATGACGGCGTCGCGGTCCGGGAAGTGCAGGCCGCAGTGGCCCTTGGTGTGGCCCGGGGTGGGGACCAGGAGGGGGGCGCCGGGCAGCGCCGCCGCTGCCTCGGGGGTGAGCGGCAGGGTGTCGCGGATGCCCTTGACGGCCACGGCTCCCGCCACGGTCATTCGCAGCAGGCCCGGAACGGCCCGCGGATAGCGCAGGGGGTAGAGGAACGGCGACCGCTCGTGCTCGTAGCTGTAGGGGTGCGCGGCGATGTGCGCGTCGTCCGGGTGGCAGTACACGGGGATCCCGTACCGGGAGCGCAGGTGCTCGGCCGTGCCCACGTGGTCGAAGTGCCCGTGGGTCAGGACCACGGCGCGGATATCCCCGACCGCCCTGCCGACGCGGCCCAGGGCCTCGAGCAGCACGGTCCTCGACCGGGGGAGCCCGGTGTCCACGAGCAGGACGCCGTCGTCGTCCTCCACCAGGTACACATTCGTCCTGGCGTGCTCGACGTAGTGGATGCCCGGCGCGATGTCCGTCCTGATCATGGTGTTACCTCTCTCCTCGCCTGACTCCGACCCTAGGTACTGCGGGGCAGGGCGACAAGGATGCCCGGGGGCGCCTCCCGGGCTTCCCATCCGCGCTGCGCGTCGCTACGTTGATGATCAGGCGGACCGGCCGGGATCGACGACGTCGCGGCCCGGACGCGCGGCGGTCCGGTGACGGCAGCCGGGAGGGTACGACGGCAGCCGGGAAGGTACGGGGATGACCACGGGCATGAGTGAGGAGGAGCAGCAGCGCCGCACGTGCGCTGCGTTCCGGTCCACGAGCCTGAGCACCTACGACCTCTGGCTCCGGTACTTCAGCCTCGGCGGCAACGTCGGGGAGGAGGAGATCGACGCGTACCTGTACAGCTCGTTGCTGCTTCCCCCGTTCGAGCGGGACATGCTGGCACTGGCCGTCAACGAGTACATCGCGGACCTGCCGCCGGCCCCGCGGGCCACGTTCAGCGGGACGGACCGGTCCTGACGGCGGTGTCCTACAGGAGCGTCTGCTGTTCCCCGTCGGCCGTGGCATCCCCGGGGAGGGGGTCGATGAGGTCCGGCCCGTTGTTCCGGACGGAACCGACGCGGTTGCCCACCAGGCGCGGGACGAGGTGCGGATCCGGGATGGCGTCGAGCAGTTCCTGCACCGCCGGGCGGGAGTCGTTCCGCGGATCGAGCCAGTCACCGCGCAGCTCCGGCGGCACGATCACGGGCGTGCGGTCATGGATCTCTCCGAGGGCGTCACTCGCGGGACGCGTGATGATCGAGCAGCTCACCACCCAGGAACCCTGGGGCTGCTCCGCCGACGCGGTCGTGGGGTCGCGCCAGAACTCGTACAGCCCGGCGAATCCCAGAGGGGAGCCGTCGGCGCCGTGCAGGTAGACGGGGGTCTTCGACCCGTCGTCGTTCTTCCTCCACTCGTAGTACCCGTCGGCGGGGATGATGCCGCGGCGCTTGAGTGCAGCGGCGCGGAAGGACGGCTTCTCCAGTACCGTCTCGCTGCGCGCGTTGATCATCCGCGCGCCGACCGCCGCCGACCGGGACCAGGAGGGGATGAGCCCCCACCGCGCGGGCTCGAGCCGCCGCGTCAGTTCCCCGGTCTCCGGGTCCAGCCGCTCCACGACGAGCTGCACGGTGTCCGTCGGCGCGACGTTCCACGAGGGCTCGACCTCGTCCACGAGCGCCTCGTCGACGTCGAAGGCGTCGATGAGGGCTGCCCTGTTGCCCGCGATCACGAAGCGTCCGCACATGCCCTGCCTCCGATGTCCTGGCGGTCCTCCACCGCGGGGTCCCATGCGGGACCCGGCGGTGCCGATGCACCGGAAGCCCGGAGCCTCCTGCGCGGCGGCAGCCGCAGCCGGCCTACTTCTTCCTGCGGTCCAGGAGGAGGGACAGGGCGATGCCCACCATCCAGACGTCCTTCGCCAGGGCGGTGCCGTCCTGCGTGGGACGGATGCCGTCCTCCTGCGTGAGTTCGGGCGTCCGGAGGTACATCGTCATCATGCCCGACGAGAAGGCGAGCAGGCCCAGGCCGGCCACCCTGCTCGGGACGAACGGCGCGAGCAGCACCGAGCCGAGTGTGATCTCCGCCGCCGCGAGGTACCTGCCGAACTTCTGCGTCTCGAGCCGGCTCAGCTGGGGGAAGGCCTTGGCGGCCATGGACTGGAGGTAGCCGGCAGAGCCCTCGTCCAGGCCGGTCTTCCCGAGGCCCGAATTCAGGATGAAGGCGCCCGTGGCGAGGCGAAGGGGGATGTGGCTGAGGCGGAGTCCCATGGTGGTGCCTTTCACTGCTGGAAGAATGCGTCGCTTGTGAAGCCTACGACGCGTGCTGCCGCCCCGCCAGTGCTCCCGCACTCCCGCCGAGCACCCGGGCAGCGGAAGGGTGCCCGGCCGCAGGAGTTTCCCCGATGTTCTCCGACCTGCCGCGGGGAGTTCACCGGGTGGATCGGCACCTCTGCTGGAATGGTCGGACTCGACGATCAGCTATCGGAGCAGGTTCCATGGTCCCCAGGACAGCAGAACACCCCCGGCCCCAGCACTTCCTCCTCCATCTGAGCGACACGCACCTCGTCGCCGGTGACGGTCCGCTGTACGGCGCGGTGGACAGCGAGCAGCGGCTGAGGGAGGTGTTCGACGACCTCGAGGCGTCGGGCGCCCGCCCGCAGGCCATCGTGTTCACGGGCGACCTCGCCGACAAGGGAGAACCCGGGGCGTACTCGAAGCTCAGGGCCCTCGTGGAGCCGGCGGCAGCTCGGCTCGGGGCCAGGGTCATCTGGGCGATGGGCAACCACGACGACAGGGCCGCCTTCCGGGCGGGCCTCCTCGACGAACGATCGTCCGCCCGTGCGGATGCTCCGGTGGATGCGGTGCATTTCGTCGACGGACTGCGCATCATCACGATGGACTCGACCGTTCCCGGCCACCACCACGGCGAGTTCACCCCCGAGCAGCTCCGGTGGCTCGCGGGTGAACTGGAGGTGCCCGCGCCGCACGGGACCATCCTCGCCCTGCACCACCTTCCCGTCCCCAGCGTCCAGGACCTGGCCGTGCTGGTGGAACTGCGGGACCAGCGCTCGCTCGCCGGTGTCGTCCGGGGCTCGGACGTACGGACCATCCTCGCCGGGCACCTCCACTACTCCACGACCGCGATGTTCGCCGGCGTCCCCGTCTCGGTGGCCAGCGCCACCTGCTACACGCAGGACCTGCTGTTCGACGGCGGCGGCACCCGCGGACGGGACGGCGCCCAGTCCTACAATCTCGTGCACGTGTACGAGGAGACGATCGTCCACTCGGTGGTCCCGGCGGGCCGCCACGCCCCGGTGGGCGAGGTGGTCTCCCGGGAGGAGGCCCGCCGCAGGCTGGACGCACACGGTGTGACGATCACCGGCGGCCGTCGCGTGCGCGAGCTCGCCCCCGCCTGAGGCCGGTCAGGCGTTCAACGCGTCGGGCAGGCCGACGCTGAACAGTGTCCTCGGATCCTGGAGCAGCGCGGGTGGATCGAAATCGGAGCGCTCCAGCCAGCCATGGAGGCTGGCTGGGCGGAGGAGCCCGTCCTCGTGCATGAGGACCCGGCCGACACGACCGGTACGGAAGTGCCGGCCGTCCGGGTCGGCGATGGCCACGGCGTCGCCGTCCTCCAGGGCTTCCTCGAACGTGTGCAGCTGCCGCTCCCATTTCGGGGCTGCGCGCCCGCTGGGCGGGACCGGGGGCATCAGCAGCGTGGCGTCGCCCTCCGGCGGATGCGACGCCGCTCGCCATACCCACAGTCGGCGCCCCTCCGGCTCGGCCGGGACGAGCTCGCGCTCCGGTTCGGGCCAGAAGTACGGCAGGTCCTCGGGGATGC encodes the following:
- the clsA gene encoding major cardiolipin synthase ClsA, translating into MGWLKQTTILGLARTTAKRAAVTLFSAQAVVIAGLVGVDTFQKRRRTRRPGFPQPGTFRTTIADTDTTVYTYGEDLYDAMIAAIDKAEHQVLLETYIWKGDAVGARFRDAVNRAAERGVKVFVIYDGFANLVVNPFFYSFHPLVNAYRFPVLRPSIVFTNIRGTGLDHRKVLVVDDEVGFVGGYNIGADYATKWRDTHLEIRGPSVWELREAFVSFWNLRAIPRRPLLPDLSASFWEPRIRAVNNIPANLVFPIRGVYLDAINRADKHIFITTAYFIPDRQILDALLRASRRGVDVRVILPEDSNHVVSDWLSRGFYSSLIGAGVQILLYQNSMIHAKTATIDGEWSTVGTANIDRLSLTGNYEINLEIFDRALAATMEQIFEVDSSNSRVLTKEEWEGRHVVARASELILAPLRPFL
- a CDS encoding MBL fold metallo-hydrolase, producing the protein MIRTDIAPGIHYVEHARTNVYLVEDDDGVLLVDTGLPRSRTVLLEALGRVGRAVGDIRAVVLTHGHFDHVGTAEHLRSRYGIPVYCHPDDAHIAAHPYSYEHERSPFLYPLRYPRAVPGLLRMTVAGAVAVKGIRDTLPLTPEAAAALPGAPLLVPTPGHTKGHCGLHFPDRDAVISGDALVTLDPYTGHPGPQVVARAATADTATALRSLDALRTTSARTVLPGHGFPWRAGVESAVAQALEVGGH
- a CDS encoding DUF159 family protein, translating into MCGRFVIAGNRAALIDAFDVDEALVDEVEPSWNVAPTDTVQLVVERLDPETGELTRRLEPARWGLIPSWSRSAAVGARMINARSETVLEKPSFRAAALKRRGIIPADGYYEWRKNDDGSKTPVYLHGADGSPLGFAGLYEFWRDPTTASAEQPQGSWVVSCSIITRPASDALGEIHDRTPVIVPPELRGDWLDPRNDSRPAVQELLDAIPDPHLVPRLVGNRVGSVRNNGPDLIDPLPGDATADGEQQTLL
- the cpdA_2 gene encoding 3',5'-cyclic adenosine monophosphate phosphodiesterase CpdA; the protein is MVPRTAEHPRPQHFLLHLSDTHLVAGDGPLYGAVDSEQRLREVFDDLEASGARPQAIVFTGDLADKGEPGAYSKLRALVEPAAARLGARVIWAMGNHDDRAAFRAGLLDERSSARADAPVDAVHFVDGLRIITMDSTVPGHHHGEFTPEQLRWLAGELEVPAPHGTILALHHLPVPSVQDLAVLVELRDQRSLAGVVRGSDVRTILAGHLHYSTTAMFAGVPVSVASATCYTQDLLFDGGGTRGRDGAQSYNLVHVYEETIVHSVVPAGRHAPVGEVVSREEARRRLDAHGVTITGGRRVRELAPA